The nucleotide sequence CATCCGATGACATGAACAAATCCAACAATCCCCTGACTCCGATGGTCGCTTTGAATCTGCATGACTATATAACCTCATCCATCTTTGGCACGGATGAAACTTCCAACAGCTTCAATCTGCGCGGGGCTTTACCCCATTTGCTGGGCGGAATGCCGCAGCTTGCCCGCATGACCGTACCCTATCAGACGATGCCGGGACCCGACGGCGATCAGGTTTCGGGCCTGGGTGACATCAATCTTTTTGATATCTTTCTGGTAAAGGGTATTGAAAGTGTCGAATTTGGTGTTGGGCCCTATTTTGTTTTCCCCACGGCAAGCGAAGATGAAACCGGAGCAGGCAAATGGCAAGTCGGCGCCTCCGTCATGGCGATGAGTCCACACCCTTGGGGGCTTTTAGGAGGTCTGCTGACGTATCAACATGACGTCGCCGGCGACGAGGACCGTCCGACCCAGAACATCGCCACTTTGCAGCCGTTTGTGATCTATAATCTTCCGTCATCTGTTTACCTGCGCTCTACCGGGATTTGGTACTTCAACTGGGAAACCGGCGACTATTACATCCCCATCGGCCTGGGCATCGGCAAAGTGTGGAAGCTTGAAAGCGGCACCACCATGAATCTGTTCGCCGAACCCCAGTGGACCGTCGCTCACGAAGGCGTTGGAGTTCCGAACTATCAGACTTTTGTGGGTCTGAATCTCCAGTTCCCCATCACCAGACATTAAAAACGAACGTGGATCTTTAGGAATGAAGATTCTGTGAGTTGAAAGTCCGCCCTCAGAATGAAGGCGGACTTTCTTTTTATTTCAAACTGCCACTGCGATCTGATTTCGCCAGTGAACCGCTGGCTTTCACCAGAGGTGGCGGAAAGTATTTTCCATTTTCAAGATCCGCAGAAGGACCATAGAAACGCATGGTCAGGTGATAGTTTTTACCGGCGGGTGTCGGCAACCAGTTGCTTTGCGGATAACCCGACGGCAGCTTGTTCGCAAAGACCACGGTCAGCGACCCATCGGCGTTGGTCTTCAGACCGGACTGATTATTCAGGTTGTAGCGTTTCAAAGAATTCGGGACCACCTGGAACTTTTCACCATCCACCACAATGACGGACCAGAAATAGCGCACCAATGACTGCGGCTGACGATCTTTAGGGAAGGTCATCGTATATACATTTGTCCCATTCAGATCAGCTCCCTGCCCGTCAGTGTTGGTTTTATAATAGACAGCCTCTTTACTGTTATTGGCCCAGATCCCACCCAGATTCACCGATGAACGGGCACGATAATCTGAACCATAGTTACCCACGGTGGTCGGATGATGCCAACCATTGCCCGCGGTTCCCAGTTTCAAAAACTGCGCACCAAAATCAGGAATCGCCCGCGTGCGAATCAGCTCGTTCAGACGGGTTCTTTCAGACCCCTTGGCGGCGCTTTGAATGCCCCGCACTTTGGCCTGCATTTCTTCCATTCCGGGATTGATATCCGCTTCACTGGCCAGAACAGCCGAGGCATTGTCAAAAGCGGTAATTCCCGGCAGATTTTTATTGGTGAAAATCTGAATCGCAACGGGCTTGGCAATGACAGGTGTGCCGGTTGAATACAGTTTGATTTGCTTTTGCAAAGCCACCGCCTGCGACGGGTCGGCCCCCAGCTCGATTCGCGCCAGAATTCGCGACTTCGCACTTGGCAAGATCACTTTTTGGACATCAGGACCCAACGCCACTGTACTGTCTTTCAAACAATAGGCAAATTTCCCTGAAGCATGACGCGGAAAAGTTCTTTCATTCACGTTCGATGTGGTTTCGCCCCAGCCATTCAAAGTCTGAATGGTATAATAGCGGCCCGTGATCTTAGGAACTTCCAGCATGGTGCAGGAATTTTTATCAAGCCCCACCCACGCCTCACTGTATGCCACATCCAGATTGGGATTGGCCCATTTCACTCCGCCGACAGAACGATGTATGATTTTATTCCAGCGAAAACCTTCATCCCGGAAATCCAGGTGCTCCTGGCGCAGAACCAGCAGACGACCCAAATAGTAAGCGTAGGCATCCACCACGTCCTTGTCACTGATGCGTTCGGTTTTTTCAGCGGCCCCCGCTGCAGAACCCGCCAGCAGCAAAACCGTCATCACGGAAGCAACAACACCCTTTGACCACTGCCACATAAAGACCTCCTTGTCTTTTAAGGAACGATCTTTATGTTAGCCCTGACTAAACATGAAATCAGATTCATTCAAAGGCTGGTGCCGACAAACATTCAGCCCCGACTTCAGTTGGAGGTGTAAGCCCAGAAATGTCCGGTGTTCTTTTTCATTTCAGAATAAAGAACCTTGGGAATTGGCAGACCTTTCACGGCGTAATCAAAGATCTGCAACTGATGTGGATTTTCGTACAGGATCAATTCCAGATTGGGATTGTGGCCACCACGAACTAAAATCGCCATCTGCTTGAAGCCCACTGGAACTTTTTTATAATGACGAACACCTTCCGGTGCCGCGGTTGCCCCATCATCAGATCCCTGGAAGTAAGTGACCGGAACTTTCACCGGATAATTTTCCGCTCGATAAATTCTGTCACCCTTGGCGCGAAGGCGCGCACACTGTTTGATCGAATCCGTATCCACCTTGCGCACCAGCTGACCCTTGATGAATGAATCCTCGATGCTAAGCTCGGGTGCCGCCATTCCCAGCTCCTGACAGGAAATCATCATGTAAGCGATGTCGTTGGATGCAAACAGAACATGCGGAGTATATGTGATGGGCTCATAGCTTTTGCGAACTTCAGTAAGAAATTCTTTAAACACTTTGTCGTCAGTTAAAAGCTCCAGACGCTCTTTCAGTTTTTTCACGCCGTCATTGTACATCAACTGCGTGCGCGCCTGACGTGACATCCAGGTGTCCGGGATGCCATGAACTGTCGACACACTTTCAAGCCTTGCCATCAGGGACTGCGACAAAGAGTTCAGCATCTTCTGCACCAGCTTGCGGCGATGAGGCGCATCCCACAACTGAAGGCCGCCATCATAGACGACACCTTCCAAAATGGCAGCACGGGTGTTTTGCGGAAACAGTGATGCATACATCGTCGCCGGAACTGTGCCGTAAGAAATTCCGTACACGGTCCACTGATTGATCATCAAATGCTGACGAACCACTTCGGCGTCACGCGCGACATTTTCAGAGGAATAATAAGACGGATCCAGAAACATCGCGCGGGTGTCCGGGCGCGAACAGCCAATCCCCCGGTGCTCCATGATCAAAACATTGTAAGGCATCGGGTTGCGGAACAAGCCCCAATGCGAGGTTTGCCCGGGTCCGCCGGTGAAATAGATCATGGTTTCTTTGCTGACATCAAACCCACGGTGGAAATAAGAGTAAACCTCGGTCATGCCCCGTTCCGGGCGGGAATAGTCCACCGGGACGCGGACATAGAATCCTTTTTCGTGGGCGATCAAAGAAGCATAGGTTTTCTGACAAAGGGATTTGCCTGATTCATAAGTCGATTCAGAGGGAATATTCAAAGAAATTTGGGCCTGCGAAGCCACGCCCGCAGCCATGATCAGAACAAACAACAGTGTTTTCATGAGCGGGAATTTAGCCCAAAGAGATATCCTAAGGGCACGAAAACTCTCAAGTTTTGCAAAACTTGCAGAGTCGTCGAAAAAGAAGGCGGGATCTCGGTTTTGCTATAAGCCGGATTCTGTCCAAACTACCAGGTCCCATAATTTGCCCCGATAATCGTGGATGATCATTCCTCTGGGAGTGGCATTACTGACACCCTCAAGCGATCTTACCCGGTGACTACGGGCTGGCCGCCCTACTAGTGTCACCCTATTTGATCTTGCTCCGCGCAGAGTTTGGCTGTTTTCACTCCAGCAGCTCCCCAGACCCTCCCGTTCCCGGTGTCTGGCTCAATGCCCTGGACATTCTCTCTGTTCCACTGTTCCTTACATTACTGTAGAGGGGCGTTACCCCTTGCGCTGCCATATGGAGTCCGGACTTTCCTCTCTAATTTCAGGAATTTAGAGTATTATTAGAGCAATCATCCGCAAAACCGTGGGGATTTCTAACACCGTCCGGCATTTCGTGCAAGAAGGTTTTCTTAATCCCGGTTTTATTTTACTTTCTAAGCATCGTTTACAAAAGGATTAAATCATGAAGATCTTGGTATCTCTATTCGCGTTCGCTATGACTTTGACTCTTGCTTCTGCTTCTTTGGCTGAAGAGGCTCATGGTGGTGGTGGTCACGACGGCGGCCACGGTGGTTTGACTGAAAAGATGAACTCCCTGTTCCCGAAGCCAAAAGCTGATCCTGCGAAAAACGAAGTTCCGGCAAAACCAGAGCTTGTAAGCCCGGCTTATTACACTTCCATCAAAGCTGACAAAACAACTTTGACTTGGAAATCCGTTACTGGCGCGGACGAGTACCACGTTCAAGTGGCTACAGATGCTAACTTCAAATGGCTGGTGGCAAACGAGTACGCGGTAAAAGGCACTACCTTCGAAGCTACTGGTTTGGAAGCTGGCAAACACTACTTCTGGAGAGTCGCGGCTGTGAAATCCACAAACTGGAGCACATTCCGCAAGAGCTTCTTTGCAATGTCCATGTTCGAAACACCGGCTGCAAAGTAACACGTCCTTAGGTTTCTCGTTCTCAGTTTCTCAAGAGCCCTCCATACTTTCTTTCAGAGAGGGCTCTTCTAAAAAAATCCCCCTTTCAAAACTGAATACAACTTCACTGGATGGCTTTGATCAATCCGGAGGTTTCGCCTATGGAAAATCGTTTCATCGTCGGCGTGCTGACCCTGATCTTTACGCTGATTTTCATATTCTCTATTGAAGCCCTGGCTCAGACGGAAAAAACCGCGCTGGATCCCTGTCGCGCGGATCTAAGCCGCTATTGCCAGGATGTGGAACCCGGCGGTGGCAACTTTTTAAAATGTCTGGATGATCACAAAGACAAACTGACCAGCGACTGCCGCCTACGCAGTCAGAAAGTGCATCAGCTGATGGTGGAGCTTCGCCGCGCC is from Bdellovibrio bacteriovorus str. Tiberius and encodes:
- a CDS encoding DUF1214 domain-containing protein — protein: MWQWSKGVVASVMTVLLLAGSAAGAAEKTERISDKDVVDAYAYYLGRLLVLRQEHLDFRDEGFRWNKIIHRSVGGVKWANPNLDVAYSEAWVGLDKNSCTMLEVPKITGRYYTIQTLNGWGETTSNVNERTFPRHASGKFAYCLKDSTVALGPDVQKVILPSAKSRILARIELGADPSQAVALQKQIKLYSTGTPVIAKPVAIQIFTNKNLPGITAFDNASAVLASEADINPGMEEMQAKVRGIQSAAKGSERTRLNELIRTRAIPDFGAQFLKLGTAGNGWHHPTTVGNYGSDYRARSSVNLGGIWANNSKEAVYYKTNTDGQGADLNGTNVYTMTFPKDRQPQSLVRYFWSVIVVDGEKFQVVPNSLKRYNLNNQSGLKTNADGSLTVVFANKLPSGYPQSNWLPTPAGKNYHLTMRFYGPSADLENGKYFPPPLVKASGSLAKSDRSGSLK
- a CDS encoding alpha/beta fold hydrolase is translated as MKTLLFVLIMAAGVASQAQISLNIPSESTYESGKSLCQKTYASLIAHEKGFYVRVPVDYSRPERGMTEVYSYFHRGFDVSKETMIYFTGGPGQTSHWGLFRNPMPYNVLIMEHRGIGCSRPDTRAMFLDPSYYSSENVARDAEVVRQHLMINQWTVYGISYGTVPATMYASLFPQNTRAAILEGVVYDGGLQLWDAPHRRKLVQKMLNSLSQSLMARLESVSTVHGIPDTWMSRQARTQLMYNDGVKKLKERLELLTDDKVFKEFLTEVRKSYEPITYTPHVLFASNDIAYMMISCQELGMAAPELSIEDSFIKGQLVRKVDTDSIKQCARLRAKGDRIYRAENYPVKVPVTYFQGSDDGATAAPEGVRHYKKVPVGFKQMAILVRGGHNPNLELILYENPHQLQIFDYAVKGLPIPKVLYSEMKKNTGHFWAYTSN
- a CDS encoding fibronectin type III domain-containing protein, translating into MKILVSLFAFAMTLTLASASLAEEAHGGGGHDGGHGGLTEKMNSLFPKPKADPAKNEVPAKPELVSPAYYTSIKADKTTLTWKSVTGADEYHVQVATDANFKWLVANEYAVKGTTFEATGLEAGKHYFWRVAAVKSTNWSTFRKSFFAMSMFETPAAK
- a CDS encoding cysteine rich repeat-containing protein; the protein is MENRFIVGVLTLIFTLIFIFSIEALAQTEKTALDPCRADLSRYCQDVEPGGGNFLKCLDDHKDKLTSDCRLRSQKVHQLMVELRRACNNDLLQFCDMLKPGEGRILRCLKDNSRQLSNSCTVGIRNAMEARKSLLENQWP